In Scatophagus argus isolate fScaArg1 chromosome 14, fScaArg1.pri, whole genome shotgun sequence, the following proteins share a genomic window:
- the slc37a4b gene encoding glucose-6-phosphate exchanger SLC37A4b, whose product MGATGYGYYRVAIFFCMFIGYSLYFFNRKTFSFVMPSVMEEIELDKDDLGLITSSQTMAYAISKFISGVLSDQISARWLFSIGLFVVGAINVAFSWSSTVSIFSLLWFINGLGQGCGWPPCGKVLRKWFEPSQFGTWWSVLSCSMNLAGSLGPILVTVLLQYYDWRTILTMSGTFCAAFSFVCLVFIKNEPKDVGLPNIEAAAKKGAKGGNSESTLSEFLLSPFLWVLSLGYLVVFGVKTAATDWGQLFLMQEKGQTILMGSTYMSALEVGGFVGSLASGFITDRAVARQGLSTYGNPRHGLLISMMGGMYVSMYLFRVTITPEIPEEAPLWVQVLHPVSVLTGVSEKEIWILFLGAMFGFSSYGPIALFGVIASECAPSNFCGTSHAIVALMANVGAFMAGLPFSTIAKRHSWNMAFWIAEVIMAVTTVCFFLVRNMRTKMGRIAKKMD is encoded by the exons ATGGGGGCCACAGGCTACGGCTACTATCGTGTAGCCATCTTCTTCTGCATGTTCATCGGCTACTCGCTGTACTTCTTTAACAGGAAGACCTTCTCCTTCGTCATGCCCTCTGTGATGGAGGAGATTGAGCTCGACAAAGATGATTTGG GTCTGATCACCAGCAGCCAGACCATGGCCTATGCCATCAGTAAGTTCATCAGCGGCGTGCTGTCAGATCAGATCAGCGCCCGCTGGCTTTTCTCCATCGGCCTCTTCGTGGTGGGGGCAATCAACGTAGCCTTCTCCTGGTCCTCCACAGTGTCCATCTTCTCACTCCTCTGGTTCATCAATGGCCTGGGACAAGGCTGCGGCTGGCCCCCATGTGGGAAGGTGCTGCGCAAG TGGTTCGAGCCCTCCCAGTTTGGAACATGGTGGTCTGTGCTGTCCTGCAGTATGAACCTGGCTGGGAGTCTGGGTCCAATCCTGGTCACAGTGCTTCTGCAGTACTACGATTGGAGGACTATCCTGACCATGTCAGGCACTTTCTGTGCTGCCTTCTCATTTGTTTGTCTGGTGTTTATAAAGAATGAGCCCAAGGATGTGGGCTTGCCCAACATCGAGGCAGCAGCCAAGAAGGGGGCTAAGGGAG GAAATAGTGAGAGCACCCTGAGTGAGTTCCTTCTGTCTCCTTTCCTGTGGGTGCTGTCTCTGGGCTACTTGGTGGTGTTTGGGGTGAAGACTGCTGCCACTGACTGGGGACAGCTGTTCCTCATGCAGGAAAAAGGCCAAACTATTCTCATGG GCAGTACCTACATGAGTGCCTTGGAAGTCGGAGGTTTTGTGGGTAGCCTGGCATCAGGCTTCATCACTGACAGGGCTGTAGCTCGG CAAGGCTTGAGCACCTACGGCAACCCTCGCCATGGCCTGCTCATTTCCATGATGGGCGGTATGTATGTGTCTATGTACCTCTTCAGAGTCACCATCACGCCTGAAATCCCAGAG GAGGCTCCTCTTTGGGTCCAGGTCCTTcatcctgtctctgtcctcactgGTGTGTCAGAGAAAGAG ATCTGGATCCTCTTCCTCGGTGCTATGTTTGGATTTTCTTCTTACGGACCAATTGCCTTGTTTGGGGTGATAGCCAGTGAATGTGCTCCTTCCAATTTTTGTGGAACCTCTCATGCTATTGTAGCTCTGATGGCTAATG TTGGGGCTTTTATGGCCGGGCTTCCCTTCAGCACTATTGCCAAACGACACAGCTGGAACATGGCTTTCTGGATAGCTGAGGTGATAATGGCTGTCACCACTGTTTGCTTCTTCTTAGTACGCAACATGCGCACTAAAATGGGACGCATTGCCAAGAAAATGGACTAA
- the si:ch73-1a9.3 gene encoding non-histone chromosomal protein HMG-like yields the protein MPKRNTAAAGGDSAPKRRSLRLKDRPAPPKPEAKPKPKKGPAKPKKTKEVEKAKPEEKAPEAPAENGEAKAEDDAPATDAAEQKDEAAE from the exons ATGCCTAAAAGGAACACA GCAGCTGCAGGAGGTGACTCAGCG cccAAGAGGAGATCGCTCAGGTTGAAAGAT AGACCTGCACCTCCAAAGCCAGAGGCCAAACCTAAGCCAAAG AAGGGACCTGCTAAGCCTAAGAAAAccaaggaggtggagaaggCCAAGCCTGAGGAGAAAGCACCAGAGGCCCCTGCTGAGAATGGCGAAGCCAAAGCTGAGGACGAT GCACCAGCTACAGACGCAGCTGAACAAAAAGACGAGGCAGCAGAATAA